One Apostichopus japonicus isolate 1M-3 chromosome 14, ASM3797524v1, whole genome shotgun sequence genomic window carries:
- the LOC139979991 gene encoding uncharacterized protein has product MQSPCTSTTPDENSALDSLENPALRVRRGGTILDTVPLLDQTGDSPQETYLEESEEVKHVVCEEVDAATEHVTEHATEHATEHATEHATEHVTPSLPELEPPRTPLQRFRAIATTVKHNLLWARLLAKEDNEKSFVVKHEDGSYDQSMTFNVNAFKSNVQTVDSLPSDAKRIMTKNQWGRTPAELKYLQSFIGKLKCFERYSVTVKNELAAVLYYESFEEGRVIVRQGHPGLSFYFVLSGTVTAEVTDTDKRTGEQNTQTNGEFTAGSSFGELALLHGTKRTATIICKCNSEFLRLDKPDFDMVLRRSYQQDWELRMNALRSVAAFGEWDEEELCATNDRARLVEYPPNTLILGDVDQPPDNIYFIKTGECKIVREVTLIQSKTPLGKINLSLPPFDEDHEVKRDFQLGPMQSFAKKYLHVTTIGKGSFFGVGEDLRKTYVISAVKVECLLVSKVAFMRHERGRCLHSMKDTIEDLYPSYEESFSSYLDDKRWRTYKHKLVKELVGQRKILNTTKLSAVPLVLRKDCVPRSFRL; this is encoded by the exons ATGCAATCTCCGTGCACTTCTACGACCCCGGATGAGAATTCTGCCCTCGATTCGTTGGAGAACCCTGCTCTTCGAGTCAGAAGGGGAGGGACCATCCTGGACACGGTGCCTTTGCTTGACCAGACTGGGGATTCCCCTCAAGAAACATATTTAGAAGAGTCGGAAGAAGTGAAACATGTTGTCTGTGAAGAAGTTGATGCAGCTACAGAACATGTCACAGAACATGCCACAGAACATGCCACGGAACATGCCACAGAACATGCCACAGAACATGTCACTCCAAGTCTACCAGAGTTAGAG CCTCCTCGAACTCCGCTTCAAAGATTTCGCGCAATTGCTACCACTGTGAAGCATAACTTACTCTGGGCTCGTCTGCTAGCTAAAGAGGATAATGAGAAATCGTTTGTAGTGAAACACGAAGATGGCAGCTACGACCAGAGTATGACGTTTAATGTGAACGCATTCAAATCTAACGTACAGACAGTGGACTCGCTGCCATCTGACGCAAAACGCATCATGACCAAGAACCAATGGGGACGCACACCAGCAGAGCTTAAATACCTGCAGAGTTTCATCGGAAAG TTGAAGTGCTTCGAGAGATATTCCGTGACTGTCAAGAATGAATTAGCTGCTGTCCTTTACTACGAAAGCTTCGAAGAGGGAAGGGTGATCGTCCGGCAAGGACATCCGGGTCTCTCCTTCTACTTTGTACTCTCTGGGACGGTAACCGCCGAAGTCACCGACACCGATAAACGAACCGGCGAACAGAACACCCAGACTAACGGGGAATTTACGGCAGGGTCTTCTTTCGGTGAACTGGCGCTACTGCATGGAACAAAACGAACCGCTACcattatctgtaaat gcAATAGCGAGTTTCTCCGTCTTGATAAACCAGACTTTGATATGGTACTGCGGAGAAGTTACCAACAAGATTGGGAACTTAGAATGAATGCTCTGAGGTCTGTCGCAGCATTCGGTGAATGGGACGAGGAAGAGTTGTGTGCTACCAACGATAGAGCAAGACTTGTAGAATATCCTCCGAATACT CTTATTCTTGGAGACGTGGACCAACCCCCTGATAATATTTACTTCATCAAGACTGGCGAATGTAAAATAGTCCGGGAAGTCACCCTTATCCAATCAAAAACGCCGTTAGGTAAAATCAACCTCTCTTTGCCACCTTTCGACGAGGACCACGAAGTCAAGAGAGATTTTCAACTGGGTCCGATGCAGTCATTTGCCAAGAAGTATCTTCATGTTACTACCATTGGGAAGGGATCATTCTTTGGTGTAG GCGAGGACCTACGTAAGACTTACGTCATCAGTGCGGTGAAAGTGGAGTGCCTTCTCGTATCTAAGGTAGCCTTTATGCGCCATGAGCGAGGCCGGTGTTTGCACTCTATGAAGGACACCATTGAAGATCTCTACCCTTCCTACGAGGAATCATTCTCCAGTTACCTTGACGACAAAAGATGGCGGACATATAAACACAAGCTCGTGAAGGAGCTGGTCGGTCAACGAAAAATACTAAATACGACAAAATTATCGGCTGTACCTTTAGTCCTGAGAAAAGATTGTGTTCCAAGGTCTTTTCGTCTTTAA